The Juglans microcarpa x Juglans regia isolate MS1-56 chromosome 2D, Jm3101_v1.0, whole genome shotgun sequence DNA window CTTAGCCATAAAAACAGCAGCTGAATTGTCGCAATACATTCTCAATGGCCTAGAGATAGAATCCATAATTCTAAGCCCaaaaatgaaactcttaagccATTCACCATGTGAAGTAGCTTCAAAACAAGAGACGAACTGTCTTCCATAGTGGAAGTAGCAGTCAAAGTCTGCTTGGCACTCCTCCATGATACAGCTCCACCGaccatcaaaaaaatatatcctaATGTTGATTTGCGTGAATCAATACAACCAACAAAGTCAGAATCTGAGTAGTCAATTACTTCCAGATTGTCCGTCCACCTATACATAAGCATGCAGTCTTTGGTTCCTTGAATGTACCTTATTACTTTCTTTGCAGCTCTCCAGTGGTTTAAACCTGGATCACTCTGATATCGTCCTAACATTCCCATAGCAACTGCAATGTCAGGTCTTGTATAGAACTGAGCATACATTAGGCTTCTGACAGTAGAAGCATATGAaatgttcttcattttttctctttcaaggTCGTTCTTCGGGCATTGGCTCAAATTGAACCTATCACCTGTCACAATGGAGGCTACACTTGGTGAACAATCCTTCATCCGAAATCTctttaaaactttattaatataggttTCCTAAGACAGACCCAAGATACCTCGAAATCTGTCTTTATGGATCTTAATGCCAATGACATAAGATGCCTCACCCATatctttcatatcaaaatttttagagaaaaattgTTTCACCTCATCTAACAAACCTTCATCATTGGTTGCTAGTAAAATTCCATCCACATATAAgcaagaaaatagattttactCCCACTGACCTTCTGGTATATACATTGATGCATATTGTTTTCTACAAAACCGaatgaagaaattatattatggAATTTCAAATGCCACTAGCGGGATGCTTATTTTAAACCGTATATGGATTTCTTGAACTTACAAACCAATTGTTCACCATCACTAGAGGGGAATCCTTCaggttgtttcatgtaaatctcttcctctagatctccattgagaaatgttgttttcacatccatttgttACAACTTTAAGTGAAAATGGGCTACTAATGCCAAAGTAACACGCAATGAATCTTTCTTAGATACAGGAGAGAAAGTCTCCGTGTAATCGATTCCTTTTTTCTGATTGAATCCCTTAGCAGCGAGTCCTACCTTGTATCTCTCAATGTTACCCAATGAGTCTTTCTTTgtcttaaagacccatttacatccaatggCTTTTACACTATTAGGCAACTCAACAAGATCCCAGACTGCGTTACTCTTCATAGAATTCATCTCTTCTTTCATGGCATTGTAACATAGTTCTGATTCTTTGCAACTCATGGCTTGTGAAAAGAACTCGGGATCATTTTCGGCTTCAATGTTATAGTTAGATTCTTGCAGATACACAACATAATCATTAGGAATTGCTGATCTCTTTACTCTAATAGATCTTTTTAATGTTGTACCATCATTTTCCTGAGATGTATGTGGTTCAACTCGTTGTTCAAAAGTTCTTGACAACTCTTGAACTACCTGATCTATTGGAATGTCGTCAGTAGCTTGTGGAATTTCAATGATTGGCCATTCAACACCAGTTTGTACTTGATGGGTTCTGTAAACAATAACCAATCTATCACTTGAGGTAAAAGGTTGAGATTTTGAATGATCATTCTCAGAAACTATATTTCTGGTTTGATCGCTCCCACTgatcaagtcattttcaagaaactttgtaTTTCTTGATTCCACAATCCTAGTACTGTGAGATggacaataaaatctataacCTTTAGACTTTTCAGCATATCCAATGAAATACCTACTAATGGTCATTGGGTCTTATTTCATATCCAATGAAATACCTACTAATGGTCATTGGGTCTTATTTCTTCTCTTgtggattataaattctcaGCTCAGACGGACATCCCCAAATGCGCATATGTCACAAACTCGGTTTCCAACCTTTCCATAATTCAAATGGCATTTTAGGAACAGTCTTGGTTGGAACTCAGTTTAATATATACACTTATGTCTTAAGTATTTCAACCCACAAGGATTTAGAAAGATTAGAGCTGCTAAGCATACTCCGCATCATGTCTAATAATgttctgtttcttcttcttgctaCACCATTCTGGTCCGTGAACCAGTCATGGTGTATTGGGTAACAATCCCATGCTCttgaagaaattttacaaaTGGCCCGGGTGCTTGTCCATCCTCTGTGTATCTATCATAATATTCACCACCTCTATCTGATCTCACGATCTTAATTTGCTTACCGCATTGTTTATCTACTTCaatcttaaagatattaaaggTATCTAATACTTCGTTCTTGTTATGAAGCATGTAGAGATACATATACCGTGAGTAATCATTtataaaagagatgaagtaTTTATGACCATATGAGTCCATGTCTGGACTATATATATCAGTATGTATGATCTCTAATATGTCTGAACTCCTATTGGCACCTTTCTTTGACTTGTTGATTTGCTTTCCCTTTATGTAGTCCACACAAGtctcaaaatcagtaaaatcCAGAGTATTAAGTACCTCTTCATTTActaatcttttaattctatttaCGGAGATATGATCTAATCTCTGATGCCATAATTTAGAGGAATCCTCATTAATAACACATCTTTTAGTGCTAGTGTGAACATGCATTGAATCATAAGTGgcattattttgtaaattaatgcagTAAAAACCATCAGATAAAGTATCATTCCCAACACaatcagatttataaaataaactgaatgatgaatttgaaaaattaaaagaatattcaaAAGGTACAAGTCTTAAAACTGAAATCAAGTTTCTAATGAAACTTGGAATATAAAAGGTCTTTTctaactttaaaacaaaaccactagataaaattaaatagcaagTTCCTATAGCTTCTACATGCGAGCCCATCTTGTTTCCTGATAAGATGCTTTGCTCATTTCCTACTGGCTTCCTTAGGTTTTGCAAACCCTGCAAGGAATTTGAAATGTGGATTGTTGATCTAAAATCAATCCACCATGtgttaatattgacattaaccATATTAGATTCATAACAAACAAGTAAGGTTGGATTACTTTTGTCTGTAAGccatttctaaaatttgaaacatttcttcttcatgtgtcccttatttttatagaaaaaataccTAAAATCTTTCTTAATACTACCTTGGGGATGTATTTTGCCTTTCCCTTTCTGATTAGCTTGAGATTTGCCTTTTCCACGAGTTGCCAGCATTGCACTTTCACCCTGTTCCATCATCAGTCTCCTTTCCTCTTGAACACACATGGTCATGAGTTCattaattgaccatttatcCTTATGTGTGTTGTGTGAGATTTTGAAGGGTCCACATTAATGCAGGAGGGTGTTCAGGATGTAGTGCACAAGGACGGACTTTGACATTCAACCTCGAGTTTCTTCAATTGAGCCACATTGTCCCTCATTTGCATGATGTGCTTACGCACACCTCTCACACTGGTGAGCCTCAGGGATGAAAACTTCATGATTAGGATGGTTGCTAGCGCATTGTCTGAAGTGACAAATTATTCATCAATGGCTTTTAGCAAGTCTCGAACATTTTCATGCTCATCGACAGAACCACGAATACCAGCAGAACTTATAGTCTTGATGAACATCATGCTGAGGTGATTAGATCGCTCCCATCACTCATAAAGTGCGATGTTAGCTACAGTGCTGGTATCAGTGATTTCTGGTGGTTCGTCTTCCTAATAGCATAATCTATGTCCATCCACcctaaatgaagaagaattcTCTCATTTCAGACCTTATAGTTATCTCCCTTAAGTTTAGAGATATCATAACGAATATTAGAGAAATTTGTAGGTTGTACaactacataaaattatatattacatgcTTACGTTAAAATTGAagcctaaataaaaaaatttcatgttttaccaatgtaaatcatgcttaaaaattgaatctaatgacaTAAAATTGCCTGTAGACTaacattttaattcaagtaGATTCAATCATTCTTTATGAtagaatattatcaaaatatttacttaattcataattctaagggtatattatgattataatttgatatatattctATCTTCGCTTAAAGTTTATAATAAAACTATCAAATCATTTACTAAATTCATAATTCCTGGGGTTAAGTTATGAATAACTTGATCTTTCatcctaattaataatataaatataataaaaattgttgtgggataaaatttattatattaagtataattaattacaattaatgtcTAATATTCTTTAAGTGATCCTAATCAAtcataatatatcattttatttaatttaagatGATGTGGctattatctaattaattaaaattatatggatcACTAGATATTAAATGCATAAGACTGGtttaatattatgaattacataattttaactaatactaacatgttattattatgcacaaatattctcataatataagcataaatattgcgcaatcaaaactataatattttgCATAACATTAAATTTCATGCCTTTAACTATATACTCATCCAAAATTACATGTATTAATATAGAGCAAAATTAATCAATTCTTGCAAACTAAATACgagcataataaataaatttgcacAATAATTATCCaaattgtatataattaaatcaaataaaaattataagcacaACTATATAGCATAACAATTATAAGCACAAAGGGTGTGGGcccaaaaacccacttttcagaCCATCtataaaagtggaaaaaaaaagatttttttttttgaaaaaatgaccaATATAAGCGACAtgtcatttttctaaaattaaaaacaacgTGTCGTTTTCCTcattatttaatagaaaaaaaggccacataaacgacatgtcgttgtATTAAACTTATAAACGACGTGTCGTTTTATCGCTATATTGAATGAACGCTGGCCCAACTAAACGACATGTCATTTTTAACAAAACTGAAAACTACATGTCGTTTATCTCATATTGAATAAATGGCTCCGAgctaaacgacatgtcgttttcaccaaaaatgaaaacgacgtgtcgtttaTCAATACTGAATGGATGACTTCCCCACTAAATGACATGTCGTTTTTAATAAAGCTGAAAACTACATGTCGTTTTGgtcgtcttcaacctccagaTAGTTTCACAGATCATGATTTTTGGGACCATTTTCACATCAAAAAAACAcgtttttaatcacaaaaagtttagaaaaactatttcccatgatttctaaacttctttcgaataaaaaaaatctagaaatcaaaacttaaaatttttcaaaactttcggTCAAAAAACAGAGATGAATAGAGCAACTCTATAAATACCAAAGCAGAAATAAAActgggctctgataccaaatgaaaGCTTAATGACGATTCTATAATGCAGAATAAAcactttaaaacaaaatcaacaagTTTATTGACAAAGAAATAGTACCTCAAACCATTGATGTTCCTCACGGTTTCGCTGCACTCTCTCACTGATatttggcacttccaaactctactcactctatttagatggtgtaagacTGAAGGAGATTGAGTGATTGAGTTTAGAGATCAAACGTAGTACTTATAGCCGAAGCTTTCATCAAGCTTTGGTTGCTACGTGTCCCAAATGTTCAGATTATCATGGGGCAGTTCCAATGTTCTACGAATGTGATGAATAATTAGAGTGGACCACTTCAAGAGCTCCTAAACTTAAGGAAGCTAGAGATTCGTTCTCACGAACGGCGTCCGTGAGAAACGGTCAACAGTTACATCGAGAAAGAGGAAGGGCTTGTGCCTCCATGGTGCAAGGTAATGGCCGCATAGGGTGGAGCTGGACAGCTTGAAGAGGCTGAGTATGGGAGGGAGGTCCGCAGTGGTCTCAGTTTGTTTATGGCTTCACGGTTGTACTCGGTGTAATTGCTTGGCGGTCATCGGTGACGTACTTTGGGTGGCCTTCTAGGTGGTTGCCTGGTTTTGTGTCTCACGTGGGTGGCGTTCGATGCACTCGGCAGTTGGCAGCGTCGTGCAGTTGTCAAAACTGTTAGGTGTGGTGTCTTGCTTCCTTGGCCGTGCTCTGTTTTGAGTATTAAAAACATagtgttttggtttggtttatagAGGATGGTGCAGGCTTGTGGTTTGCCATGAGGGACTGAGGGTGGCTTACTCATCCATGGGTTGGCAATAGTGATGGTGGCTGTTGGTGGTGCTGCGGCTTGGGGTGTGTAACAATTTGGGATGGCCTGCTAGATG harbors:
- the LOC121249355 gene encoding secreted RxLR effector protein 161-like, with product MKDCSPSVASIVTGDRFNLSQCPKNDLEREKMKNISYASTVRSLMYAQFYTRPDIAVAMGMLGRYQSDPGLNHWRAAKKVIRYIQGTKDCMLMYRWTDNLEVIDYSDSDFVGCIDSRKSTLGYIFLMVGGAVSWRSAKQTLTATSTMEDSSSLVLKLLHMVNGLRVSFLGLELWILSLGH